From the genome of Miscanthus floridulus cultivar M001 chromosome 10, ASM1932011v1, whole genome shotgun sequence, one region includes:
- the LOC136490228 gene encoding uncharacterized protein: MPLTREQYIEMIPWWCESFADCWEMIVDRWFTEGYIQEHEAHRERALQATGPTHHQGSRSLGAYKQAWSASHGGQPLSTFMAYGLARKGKATSAVTFSPDDPPESYSNPSAHTRISSYASDARSVQGPDWDPSTDDIDGTTVMRIGQGKKHGRYWLGDGTLESGSVPSLSQIRASTPSGGPAIRQRPSPSQQRVDALQADNERMAQELRDLAARTEVAERERQAERAERERQAKQLAEITMFLQNFGQVNGVPVPMFAPAPPPVVASPPPSAGSNDPSQAQAGGAEFPSPGTQFPPHL; encoded by the exons ATGCCTCTGACCCGGGAACAGTacattgag atgattccatggtggtgcgagtcctttgccgactgctgggagatgatcgtggacaggtggttcacagaGGGTTATATCCAGGAACACGAAGCCCACCGGGAGCGGGCTTTGCAGGCGACAGGCCCcacacaccaccaaggcagccgcagcctcggcgcgtacaagcaagcttgg tcggcgtcgcatggtggccagcctttgtCCACGTTCATGGCGTATGGACTGGCCCGCAAGGGAAAGGCGACTTCCGCTGTCACCTTCAGCCCGGATGACCCACCCGAGTCGTACAGCAACCCGAGCGCCCACACCCGCATCAGCTCCTACGCGTCGGACGCAAGGTCGGTCCAGGGGCCAGACTGGGATCCGAGCACCGACGACATTGATGGCACGACTGTCATGAGGATCGGAcagggcaagaagcatgggcggtactggcttggcgatggcaccctcgagtccggctctgttccctccctctcccagatccgagcaagtaccccgagcggaggcccggccatacgccaacggccgtccccttcacagcagcgggtcgacgcactccag gccgataacgaaaggatggctcaggagctgcgggacctggcggcgaggaccgaggtggccgagcgggaaagacaagccgagcgggccgagcgggagagacaggccaagcagctggcggagattacgatgttcctacagaactttgggcaagtgaacggtgtacctgtgccgatgttcgctccagcgccgccgccagttgtagctagtcca cctccgtcggcgggttcgaatgacccatctcaggcgcaagcaggcggtgccgagtttccttcaccaggcactcagtttcctccccacctttag